The Hemibagrus wyckioides isolate EC202008001 linkage group LG15, SWU_Hwy_1.0, whole genome shotgun sequence genome window below encodes:
- the LOC131365484 gene encoding cadherin-like protein 26 isoform X2 yields the protein MKLWTLMLILTLCVVAVSAYSKIRQKRTWIIDSFTIEEENPGPFPYVLGTIHIEKKYLVNFELSGSGVEVEPKGVLSINGKTGEVLVHKMVDYEAYPVLRLKFEAKNVSNDKVDTRLGVEVKIQDINDHAPVFKPLNYEKSINESEPQGKLILAVFASDDDDGTTPNGTFNYRLVSTTPKTDNVEFYINQNNDVGSIYFKGCLDYEKAQKYTLLIEAKDNGDKVQLSSTSKVVLNVIDHNNHLPEITGHTGSGKIKERESGVIVLRLQVRDKDTQGSPAWKAKFTLHGDPENYFKIETDPKTNEGILTVVKAMDYEEQTSRNVSISVENEVPYFSCKVKNRTPQGLWDVETFAQGSSTATPTELYSVTIAVEDINDPPEFVPPVKEIMIMENAKVGTHLETFTAKDPDKSFGSSFFFAKGEDKDNWVTLDPKTGQVSVAKLMDRESPFVKNSTYSVIVYVVDNAQPPLTGTGTLIIHLGDQNDNVPLLKKDSENVYVCLADKETMTNITAEDLDLPPYSEPFHYELQGDVDGKWRIEPNPGTTVNLVREKNLHSGHYRLQLKISDNQGFGLVQNLSVTVCDCTITPNCQGHRLVYARPSLSAIGIMIFAFLLLLAFLLMALLLSCKHQKAMIPTDDAPDWYLIKSNIETPGTDCKMPPKVFQTDMSENPVKATDHLGAQNGISTQELVVNNGFAAFSDQQMIRRSFRRSSTRRSYRNINNYDMTSMSRNYSAYYSDDIHMREALLIQLNQSLLQLQNPQEELGDYKPHCYAVEGEPVTDQNLDTLSIPETDFNLDIFTNLDIQFNKLAAMCKPDLMS from the exons TGTGTAGTTGCAGTGTCAGCCTACAGCAAAATCAGGCAGAAAAGAACATGGATCATTGACTCCTTCACTATAGAGGAAGAAAATCCTGGCCCTTTCCCATATGTACTCGGCACT ATTCATATAGAGAAGAAATATCTAGTAAATTTTGAACTCAGTGGCAGTGGTGTTGAGGTGGAACCCAAAGGTGTGCTCAGTATCAACGGTAAAACTGGTGAGGTTCTTGTGCATAAAATGGTCGACTATGAGGCTTATCCAGTTCTCAGG CTCAAGTTTGAAGCAAAGAATGTCTCGAATGACAAAGTGGACACGAGACTCGGCGTTGAGGTCAAGATCCAGGATATTAATGACCATGCACCTGTTTTTAAACCTCTTAACTATGAAAAATCAATCAATGAATCCGAACCTCAAG GTAAATTGATTCTGGCGGTCTTTGCATCAGATGATGACGATGGAACCACCCCCAATGGCACCTTCAATTACAGACTTGTCTCAACCACCCCAAAAACAGATAATGTTGAATTTTATATAAATCAGAACAACGACGTAGGAAGTATTTATTTCAAGGGCTGCTTGGACTATGAG AAAGCACAGAAATATACCCTTCTGATCGAAGCTAAAGATAATGGAGACAAAGTGCAGCTATCCAGCACGAGCAAGGTGGTCCTGAACGTCATTGACCATAACAATCACCTCCCTGAAATCACTGGTCACACA GGTTCTGGAAAGATAAAAGAACGAGAGAGTGGAGTGATAGTTCTGCGCTTGCAGGTcagagacaaagacacacagggGTCACCAGCCTGGAAAGCTAAATTCACTCTTCATGGAGATCCAGAGAACTATTTTAAAATCGAAACTGACCCCAAAACAAACGAAGGAATCTTGACTGTTGTAAAG GCAATGGATTACGAGGAGCAAACTTCAAGAAATGTGTCAATCAGTGTGGAAAATGAGGTGCCCTACTTCTCCTGTAAAGTGAAAAACCGTACTCCGCAGGGTTTATGGGATGTAGAGACttttgctcaagggtccagcacaGCTACACCTACTGAGCTTTATTCCGTCACTATCGCTGTCGAGGACATCAATGACCCACCAGAGTTTGTACCACCTGTTAAAGAAATAATGATCATGGAGAATGCAAAAGTTGGAACCCACTTGGAAACCTTTACAGCCAAAGACCCAGATAAGTCATTTGGCAGCTCATTTTT CTTTGCTAAAGGAGAAGATAAAGACAACTGGGTGACACTAGATCCAAAGACTGGCCAGGTTTCTGTGGCCAAACTTATGGACAGAGAATCACCATTTGTGAAAAACAGTACCTACAGTGTCATTGTGTATGTTGTGGACAATG CTCAACCTCCACTGACAGGTACAGGGACGCTGATCATCCATCTAGGGGATCAGAACGATAATGTACCACTGTTGAAAAAGGACAGTGAaaacgtgtatgtgtgtttagcAGACAAGGAAACTATGACTAACATCACTGCTGAAGACCTGGATCTTCCACCATACAGTGAACCATTCCACTATGAGCTACAGGGAGATGTTGATGGAAAATGGAGAATTGAACCTAACCCTG GAACGACTGTGAACCTAGTCCGAGAGAAGAACCTACATTCAGGCCATTATAGGCTTCAGTTGAAAATATCAGACAACCAAGGATTTGGTTTGGTCCAAAACctgtctgtcactgtgtgtgattgCACCATCACACCCAACTGCCAAGGTCACAGACTTGTGTATGCACGGCCGAGTCTTAGCGCCATTGGGATCATGATCTTTGCCTTCTTGTTACTGCTAG CATTCCTTCTGATGGCTCTTTTGCTATCCTGTAAACACCAGAAAGCTATGATCCCAACTGATGATGCTCCCGACTGGTATCTTATTAAATCCAACATTGAGACACCTGGCACAGACTGCAAG ATGCCACCGAAAGTATTCCAAACGGACATGAGCGAGAACCCTGTGAAGGCAACCGATCATCTTGGAGCTCAAAATGGGATTTCCACTCAGGAGCTTGTGGTTAACAAT GGATTTGCAGCTTTCAGTGACCAGCAAATGATTAGGAGATCTTTCCGACGG AGTTCGACAAGACGTTCTTACAGAAATATCAACAATTATGATATGACG TCAATGAGCAGAAACTATTCTGCTTACTACTCAGATGACATTCATATGAGAGAAGCATTGCTGATTCAACTTAACCAG AGCCTCCTCCAACTCCAGAACCCACAAGAGGAGCTTGGTGATTATAAGCCACACTGCTATGCAGTCGAAGGAGAACCTGTGACAGACCAAAACCTCGATACCCTTTCCATTCCTGAGACAGATTTCAATCTAGACATATTTACAAATTTAGATATCCAATTCAACAAATTAGCGGCTATGTGCAAGCCTGATCTAATGTCATAG
- the LOC131365484 gene encoding cadherin-like protein 26 isoform X1, giving the protein MKLWTLMLILTLCVVAVSAYSKIRQKRTWIIDSFTIEEENPGPFPYVLGTIHIEKKYLVNFELSGSGVEVEPKGVLSINGKTGEVLVHKMVDYEAYPVLRLKFEAKNVSNDKVDTRLGVEVKIQDINDHAPVFKPLNYEKSINESEPQGKLILAVFASDDDDGTTPNGTFNYRLVSTTPKTDNVEFYINQNNDVGSIYFKGCLDYEKAQKYTLLIEAKDNGDKVQLSSTSKVVLNVIDHNNHLPEITGHTGSGKIKERESGVIVLRLQVRDKDTQGSPAWKAKFTLHGDPENYFKIETDPKTNEGILTVVKAMDYEEQTSRNVSISVENEVPYFSCKVKNRTPQGLWDVETFAQGSSTATPTELYSVTIAVEDINDPPEFVPPVKEIMIMENAKVGTHLETFTAKDPDKSFGSSFFFAKGEDKDNWVTLDPKTGQVSVAKLMDRESPFVKNSTYSVIVYVVDNAQPPLTGTGTLIIHLGDQNDNVPLLKKDSENVYVCLADKETMTNITAEDLDLPPYSEPFHYELQGDVDGKWRIEPNPGTTVNLVREKNLHSGHYRLQLKISDNQGFGLVQNLSVTVCDCTITPNCQGHRLVYARPSLSAIGIMIFAFLLLLAFLLMALLLSCKHQKAMIPTDDAPDWYLIKSNIETPGTDCKMPPKVFQTDMSENPVKATDHLGAQNGISTQELVVNNGFAAFSDQQMIRRSFRRSSTRRSYRNINNYDMTQSMSRNYSAYYSDDIHMREALLIQLNQSLLQLQNPQEELGDYKPHCYAVEGEPVTDQNLDTLSIPETDFNLDIFTNLDIQFNKLAAMCKPDLMS; this is encoded by the exons TGTGTAGTTGCAGTGTCAGCCTACAGCAAAATCAGGCAGAAAAGAACATGGATCATTGACTCCTTCACTATAGAGGAAGAAAATCCTGGCCCTTTCCCATATGTACTCGGCACT ATTCATATAGAGAAGAAATATCTAGTAAATTTTGAACTCAGTGGCAGTGGTGTTGAGGTGGAACCCAAAGGTGTGCTCAGTATCAACGGTAAAACTGGTGAGGTTCTTGTGCATAAAATGGTCGACTATGAGGCTTATCCAGTTCTCAGG CTCAAGTTTGAAGCAAAGAATGTCTCGAATGACAAAGTGGACACGAGACTCGGCGTTGAGGTCAAGATCCAGGATATTAATGACCATGCACCTGTTTTTAAACCTCTTAACTATGAAAAATCAATCAATGAATCCGAACCTCAAG GTAAATTGATTCTGGCGGTCTTTGCATCAGATGATGACGATGGAACCACCCCCAATGGCACCTTCAATTACAGACTTGTCTCAACCACCCCAAAAACAGATAATGTTGAATTTTATATAAATCAGAACAACGACGTAGGAAGTATTTATTTCAAGGGCTGCTTGGACTATGAG AAAGCACAGAAATATACCCTTCTGATCGAAGCTAAAGATAATGGAGACAAAGTGCAGCTATCCAGCACGAGCAAGGTGGTCCTGAACGTCATTGACCATAACAATCACCTCCCTGAAATCACTGGTCACACA GGTTCTGGAAAGATAAAAGAACGAGAGAGTGGAGTGATAGTTCTGCGCTTGCAGGTcagagacaaagacacacagggGTCACCAGCCTGGAAAGCTAAATTCACTCTTCATGGAGATCCAGAGAACTATTTTAAAATCGAAACTGACCCCAAAACAAACGAAGGAATCTTGACTGTTGTAAAG GCAATGGATTACGAGGAGCAAACTTCAAGAAATGTGTCAATCAGTGTGGAAAATGAGGTGCCCTACTTCTCCTGTAAAGTGAAAAACCGTACTCCGCAGGGTTTATGGGATGTAGAGACttttgctcaagggtccagcacaGCTACACCTACTGAGCTTTATTCCGTCACTATCGCTGTCGAGGACATCAATGACCCACCAGAGTTTGTACCACCTGTTAAAGAAATAATGATCATGGAGAATGCAAAAGTTGGAACCCACTTGGAAACCTTTACAGCCAAAGACCCAGATAAGTCATTTGGCAGCTCATTTTT CTTTGCTAAAGGAGAAGATAAAGACAACTGGGTGACACTAGATCCAAAGACTGGCCAGGTTTCTGTGGCCAAACTTATGGACAGAGAATCACCATTTGTGAAAAACAGTACCTACAGTGTCATTGTGTATGTTGTGGACAATG CTCAACCTCCACTGACAGGTACAGGGACGCTGATCATCCATCTAGGGGATCAGAACGATAATGTACCACTGTTGAAAAAGGACAGTGAaaacgtgtatgtgtgtttagcAGACAAGGAAACTATGACTAACATCACTGCTGAAGACCTGGATCTTCCACCATACAGTGAACCATTCCACTATGAGCTACAGGGAGATGTTGATGGAAAATGGAGAATTGAACCTAACCCTG GAACGACTGTGAACCTAGTCCGAGAGAAGAACCTACATTCAGGCCATTATAGGCTTCAGTTGAAAATATCAGACAACCAAGGATTTGGTTTGGTCCAAAACctgtctgtcactgtgtgtgattgCACCATCACACCCAACTGCCAAGGTCACAGACTTGTGTATGCACGGCCGAGTCTTAGCGCCATTGGGATCATGATCTTTGCCTTCTTGTTACTGCTAG CATTCCTTCTGATGGCTCTTTTGCTATCCTGTAAACACCAGAAAGCTATGATCCCAACTGATGATGCTCCCGACTGGTATCTTATTAAATCCAACATTGAGACACCTGGCACAGACTGCAAG ATGCCACCGAAAGTATTCCAAACGGACATGAGCGAGAACCCTGTGAAGGCAACCGATCATCTTGGAGCTCAAAATGGGATTTCCACTCAGGAGCTTGTGGTTAACAAT GGATTTGCAGCTTTCAGTGACCAGCAAATGATTAGGAGATCTTTCCGACGG AGTTCGACAAGACGTTCTTACAGAAATATCAACAATTATGATATGACG CAGTCAATGAGCAGAAACTATTCTGCTTACTACTCAGATGACATTCATATGAGAGAAGCATTGCTGATTCAACTTAACCAG AGCCTCCTCCAACTCCAGAACCCACAAGAGGAGCTTGGTGATTATAAGCCACACTGCTATGCAGTCGAAGGAGAACCTGTGACAGACCAAAACCTCGATACCCTTTCCATTCCTGAGACAGATTTCAATCTAGACATATTTACAAATTTAGATATCCAATTCAACAAATTAGCGGCTATGTGCAAGCCTGATCTAATGTCATAG
- the LOC131365484 gene encoding cadherin-like protein 26 isoform X3, whose protein sequence is MESVRGQTGILYSFISEIHIEKKYLVNFELSGSGVEVEPKGVLSINGKTGEVLVHKMVDYEAYPVLRLKFEAKNVSNDKVDTRLGVEVKIQDINDHAPVFKPLNYEKSINESEPQGKLILAVFASDDDDGTTPNGTFNYRLVSTTPKTDNVEFYINQNNDVGSIYFKGCLDYEKAQKYTLLIEAKDNGDKVQLSSTSKVVLNVIDHNNHLPEITGHTGSGKIKERESGVIVLRLQVRDKDTQGSPAWKAKFTLHGDPENYFKIETDPKTNEGILTVVKAMDYEEQTSRNVSISVENEVPYFSCKVKNRTPQGLWDVETFAQGSSTATPTELYSVTIAVEDINDPPEFVPPVKEIMIMENAKVGTHLETFTAKDPDKSFGSSFFFAKGEDKDNWVTLDPKTGQVSVAKLMDRESPFVKNSTYSVIVYVVDNAQPPLTGTGTLIIHLGDQNDNVPLLKKDSENVYVCLADKETMTNITAEDLDLPPYSEPFHYELQGDVDGKWRIEPNPGTTVNLVREKNLHSGHYRLQLKISDNQGFGLVQNLSVTVCDCTITPNCQGHRLVYARPSLSAIGIMIFAFLLLLAFLLMALLLSCKHQKAMIPTDDAPDWYLIKSNIETPGTDCKMPPKVFQTDMSENPVKATDHLGAQNGISTQELVVNNGFAAFSDQQMIRRSFRRSSTRRSYRNINNYDMTQSMSRNYSAYYSDDIHMREALLIQLNQSLLQLQNPQEELGDYKPHCYAVEGEPVTDQNLDTLSIPETDFNLDIFTNLDIQFNKLAAMCKPDLMS, encoded by the exons ATGGAATCTGTGCGGGGACAAACTGGAATTTTATACAGTTTCATTTCTGAG ATTCATATAGAGAAGAAATATCTAGTAAATTTTGAACTCAGTGGCAGTGGTGTTGAGGTGGAACCCAAAGGTGTGCTCAGTATCAACGGTAAAACTGGTGAGGTTCTTGTGCATAAAATGGTCGACTATGAGGCTTATCCAGTTCTCAGG CTCAAGTTTGAAGCAAAGAATGTCTCGAATGACAAAGTGGACACGAGACTCGGCGTTGAGGTCAAGATCCAGGATATTAATGACCATGCACCTGTTTTTAAACCTCTTAACTATGAAAAATCAATCAATGAATCCGAACCTCAAG GTAAATTGATTCTGGCGGTCTTTGCATCAGATGATGACGATGGAACCACCCCCAATGGCACCTTCAATTACAGACTTGTCTCAACCACCCCAAAAACAGATAATGTTGAATTTTATATAAATCAGAACAACGACGTAGGAAGTATTTATTTCAAGGGCTGCTTGGACTATGAG AAAGCACAGAAATATACCCTTCTGATCGAAGCTAAAGATAATGGAGACAAAGTGCAGCTATCCAGCACGAGCAAGGTGGTCCTGAACGTCATTGACCATAACAATCACCTCCCTGAAATCACTGGTCACACA GGTTCTGGAAAGATAAAAGAACGAGAGAGTGGAGTGATAGTTCTGCGCTTGCAGGTcagagacaaagacacacagggGTCACCAGCCTGGAAAGCTAAATTCACTCTTCATGGAGATCCAGAGAACTATTTTAAAATCGAAACTGACCCCAAAACAAACGAAGGAATCTTGACTGTTGTAAAG GCAATGGATTACGAGGAGCAAACTTCAAGAAATGTGTCAATCAGTGTGGAAAATGAGGTGCCCTACTTCTCCTGTAAAGTGAAAAACCGTACTCCGCAGGGTTTATGGGATGTAGAGACttttgctcaagggtccagcacaGCTACACCTACTGAGCTTTATTCCGTCACTATCGCTGTCGAGGACATCAATGACCCACCAGAGTTTGTACCACCTGTTAAAGAAATAATGATCATGGAGAATGCAAAAGTTGGAACCCACTTGGAAACCTTTACAGCCAAAGACCCAGATAAGTCATTTGGCAGCTCATTTTT CTTTGCTAAAGGAGAAGATAAAGACAACTGGGTGACACTAGATCCAAAGACTGGCCAGGTTTCTGTGGCCAAACTTATGGACAGAGAATCACCATTTGTGAAAAACAGTACCTACAGTGTCATTGTGTATGTTGTGGACAATG CTCAACCTCCACTGACAGGTACAGGGACGCTGATCATCCATCTAGGGGATCAGAACGATAATGTACCACTGTTGAAAAAGGACAGTGAaaacgtgtatgtgtgtttagcAGACAAGGAAACTATGACTAACATCACTGCTGAAGACCTGGATCTTCCACCATACAGTGAACCATTCCACTATGAGCTACAGGGAGATGTTGATGGAAAATGGAGAATTGAACCTAACCCTG GAACGACTGTGAACCTAGTCCGAGAGAAGAACCTACATTCAGGCCATTATAGGCTTCAGTTGAAAATATCAGACAACCAAGGATTTGGTTTGGTCCAAAACctgtctgtcactgtgtgtgattgCACCATCACACCCAACTGCCAAGGTCACAGACTTGTGTATGCACGGCCGAGTCTTAGCGCCATTGGGATCATGATCTTTGCCTTCTTGTTACTGCTAG CATTCCTTCTGATGGCTCTTTTGCTATCCTGTAAACACCAGAAAGCTATGATCCCAACTGATGATGCTCCCGACTGGTATCTTATTAAATCCAACATTGAGACACCTGGCACAGACTGCAAG ATGCCACCGAAAGTATTCCAAACGGACATGAGCGAGAACCCTGTGAAGGCAACCGATCATCTTGGAGCTCAAAATGGGATTTCCACTCAGGAGCTTGTGGTTAACAAT GGATTTGCAGCTTTCAGTGACCAGCAAATGATTAGGAGATCTTTCCGACGG AGTTCGACAAGACGTTCTTACAGAAATATCAACAATTATGATATGACG CAGTCAATGAGCAGAAACTATTCTGCTTACTACTCAGATGACATTCATATGAGAGAAGCATTGCTGATTCAACTTAACCAG AGCCTCCTCCAACTCCAGAACCCACAAGAGGAGCTTGGTGATTATAAGCCACACTGCTATGCAGTCGAAGGAGAACCTGTGACAGACCAAAACCTCGATACCCTTTCCATTCCTGAGACAGATTTCAATCTAGACATATTTACAAATTTAGATATCCAATTCAACAAATTAGCGGCTATGTGCAAGCCTGATCTAATGTCATAG